A DNA window from Patagioenas fasciata isolate bPatFas1 chromosome 1, bPatFas1.hap1, whole genome shotgun sequence contains the following coding sequences:
- the NYX gene encoding nyctalopin — protein sequence MGRGCSFLTVLLWVPHVHAVWACVRSCPANCVCTQERSCSVLCDRAGLGQIPSQFPCEASSINLDKNSIKFLSERAFGTLPSLKSLSLNHNNISFITPGAFKGLPSLVELKMAHNEYIRYLHTRTFTALRRLVKLDLADCNLFNIPDRIFIELHALQELFCFQNNFRRIPGAIRGMENLTHVYLERNRIEAVAYNSLQGLTKLKYLNLQDNRINVVHERAFQGCQKMEYLYLNDNLISELPENSFDGLRCLKMLNLGGNFLRNISNTWFRDLGELEVLYLDRNRISYIEEGAFENLTSLVALHLNSNNLTTLPFSVFQPVYFLGRLYLFRNPWECDCRIEWLKEWMENYRLVRDIPCASPSSVAGIDLIDVLYERSPEGYCLDPAELNFTSEGPTPSEEPWSTTESKFNSLITKLLLQMGLPEELANTTEVFSNTTQLDELTDGVSSGVGEDSNEAASSCYLPALFTVIVLQIK from the coding sequence ATGGGGAGGGGGTGTTCTTTCCTGACAGTGCTCCTTTGGGTCCCCCATGTCCACGCGGTATGGGCCTGTGTGCGGTCCTGCCCTGCCAACTGTGTGTGCACCCAGGAGCGGAGCTGCTCCGTCCTCTGCGATCGTGCTGGTCTGGGGCAGATCCCTAGCCAGTTCCCTTGTGAAGCCTCCTCTATCAACCTGGACAAAAACAGCATCAAGTTCCTCTCTGAGAGAGCCTTTGGGACCTTGCCTTCCCTCAAATCCCTGTCGCTCAACCACAACAATATTTCCTTCATCACCCCAGGGGCTTTCAAGGGTCTGCCCAGTTTGGTGGAGCTGAAGATGGCCCACAATGAGTACATTCGGTATCTCCACACGCGGACTTTCACGGCTCTCAGACGGCTGGTCAAGCTGGACCTAGCAGACTGCAACCTTTTCAACATCCCAGACAGGATCTTCATCGAGCTGCATGCTCTGCAGGAGCTCTTCTGCTTCCAGAACAATTTCCGGAGGATCCCAGGTGCCATCAGGGGCATGGAGAACCTGACCCATGTTTACCTGGAGAGAAACAGGATTGAAGCAGTAGCCTATAACTCCTTGCAGGGCCTGACCAAGCTGAAATACCTGAATCTGCAGGACAACAGGATAAACGTTGTTCATGAACGAGCTTTTCAGGGCTGCCAGAAGATGGAGTACCTGTACCTGAATGACAATTTGATCAGTGAGCTTCCAGAAAACTCCTTTGATGGCCTGAGGTGCCTGAAGATGCTCAACCTGGGGGGAAATTTCCTCAGAAACATTTCCAACACGTGGTTCAGGgacctgggggagctggaggtcCTCTACCTGGACCGCAACAGGATCAGCTACATTGAGGAAGGGGCTTTTGAAAATCTCACCAGCCTGGTCGCGTTGCACTTGAACAGCAACAACCTGACGACCCTGcccttttctgttttccagccCGTGTATTTCTTGGGGCGGCTGTACCTCTTCCGCAACCCCTGGGAGTGCGACTGCCGGATTGAGTGGCTGAAGGAGTGGATGGAGAATTACAGGCTTGTCAGGGATATTCCCTGTGCCTCCCCTTCCTCAGTAGCCGGGATTGACCTGATAGATGTGCTCTATGAGAGATCACCAGAAGGTTACTGTCTCGACCCAGCGGAGCTAAATTTCACGTCTGAAGGCCCAACTCCAAGTGAGGAGCCTTGGTCCACCACGGAAAGCAAGTTCAACAGCCTTATTACTAAACTCTTGCTCCAGATGGGCCTTCCCGAAGAGTTGGCAAACACCACTGAAGTCTTCAGTAACACAACACAGCTGGATGAACTGACTGATGGGGTTTCTTCTGGGGTGGGGGAAGACAGTAATGAAGCTGCCTCCTCTTGTTACCTCCCAGCACTTTTCACAGTGATTGTTTTGCAGATCAAATAG